The genomic stretch CAAGACATCAATCCACAGCAAACTAGCTAcatccaccactatatatctttcttgtgaaagcatttTTCTTGATaacatttgctcaagataataaaattttttaacataaaaaaagtTGGAAAAGTTCTCAATAATGAATTGCATGTGCAGAAAAAACATTTTTCAGTATTTGAAGCTGATATTTCTTTACTTGGGGTAGATAGCTCGTTAAAAGTTAATTGCATGTTGTCCATAGAATTTTAAAATAATGAGCACAAAATATATCCAACAGGATCTGGATTAGAGCAAAAATATGTTGTTGTCAGAGTACAACAACTTCTCTGATAACACTTCATCTGTTgtaataatgtaatttaatattctgtgtaaataatataatgttaaaaaaaaagctTAAATAACTTTTACCTCGGTTGTTGTCAGAAACTGAGGAAATTATTTTGGCGTGATAATTGAGAATATTGATCACCGTTCTTAAACAAATTTGTGTCGTCAATTTTATGAGTATCAACGTTCAAGACACTcacattagtgatccgcgtgaaacctaaCAGACATCCATTATAAAAACATTTTGAATATCAATAATTGTTAATGAAATATATAACATAAAAACTGTGAAGCGTAAAAAACTCGGTAAAGTTCTCTACGATGGATTTCAAGAGCAGAAAATAAATTGtatttaaggtttgtgttcttcattaatcaaatttttttacggtgttcatcaataatcatatattcattcATTTAACTAACAATTTTCTTGTTTTACATCAGAAACACATTAATGCAAAAGGGATCTTGAATATATTGCATCCAACATTTTATCTTCCCCGACATTTCAATGGAACGAAGATCCAACATCTAATCTTCACCAACAGTTATGACGATgagtcatatttaaattttgttatatatatatatatagaaatattttgtgtaaagaatgtaatattatgggtaaacacttaatttataaatattctgTAGTTTATAACGAATTTAAAATATATCAATCTTACCCCTTGCTGTTATTGATAAACCGAGAGGTTTGAtgcgctagttttgaaaatattaaaagtgcaGAACCTGAGTTCGAACCCATGTGCATAAGCATTTTCTcctcggtgttttaaaaatcaaGGGGGTAAAGTCGTTACTTTTCATGATGCCTTTGGTTAACTCGCTTCTTTAGCCGAGGTAAAATGCATTTCACGTCTGAGGTTAAAAGAGCTTTTTGTAGTAGTGTGCAAACTCTGATTTGAGTCATATTGTATTGTGATTCGAAACACTTGTATTTCATTATTCGAATCAAATTTGATAGAGCCAAATTCTGGATTTCAAAGAAAGTTGTGATTCGATTCAAGTTAAActtgtgattcgaatcaaatcaCAAAGGGACAAATTCCAACTTTCAAAAATTGTATGATTTGAATCACACAATGTGCATGGTTCGAATCAAGCAACTTAACACCTTGATTCAagtgttttaatttttgattcaAGCAACActcaataaaaagataaaaagcaattTGCAAGGCTAAAATAGGACTCAAGAAATCATGGACTAATGTTCTAATTGATATAGCCGAACCGAATAGAATACAATTCAAAATAAACAAATTACAAACACGTGAATAATCAAATAACGAATAAATTACAAACatgcaaataattaaataacacaTACATGCAATTTGAGAAAAACGTCAAAACTAAAAGACAACATCAGACGATACCGTAACTGTAATTTCAATGATATGCTCCAATGTGTGATCCCTTAATGAAGATATAACTGTTCGTTAATCTAAACAGGAAATAAACTCTGAATTGAACCTTTAAAATTGACAAACTTTATTAAATCTTCTGAACTATTCCAAAACATTACTATGTTTTAAATGTGCACTTCCTTAATAGTTTAAGGGatagtttttttatattattttatagaaaaaaaataggCTTTCTGTAAGTTAGcgatttttttattttcgtccttgtaagttattttttttggtttcagTCCCTATAGGgactcttacaaaaaaaaaaacttacaaggacgaaaataaaaaactcgctaacttacagagaccaaaagtgcatttaagtcaAAAAAAATATATCCACATTTGAAAGTTTCATTTTGTTAGTTACACCTTTTTCTTACGGTGTaaatttgaaagaaagaaaaaaagtctaAAATGATTTAAgtgataatttatttataataacttCTCTTAAGAATAGTtcataaaacaaatattttaaaaaataaaatcaattataaaaaacaaacaaaacaactcatactCTTTTTAGAAAGTTTTAAAAATACTCTCTCAATTATTGAATGCAAAATGTTTTGGATCCATATAATCCAAACAAAAGTGTGAGTGATACTCAAGATCAAGAAAATGGAGAACATAAAATCTTGATTAATTAGAATGGTCTTGGTCACAATCACAATAAGAAAGACACGTAATGCACGGTCGGAAGGAACATAACTGCAGAAGAAGGGGACCAAAGGCCAGAAATCTTAGAATTATTGGAAAAACAAAGTTAGGACCACAAAAGGAAGAGTGATCCCAGTTTCTTTATGGGGAAGAATGAAGAAAATTAGCAGCAAAAGATTAAACTTGTTGAAAtaagaattttttattattatttaaagttTATTTATCGTGGGGGTTTTGTACTACATAAGAGATATGTAGATAATGAATGGCACATAGACATAGACATATAAAATGGCATTTCAACATCAATCTAGTGCGGCTAAAAGGGAAAGGAACACAAGGAAAGTGTTTTTCTTGTTCTCTCTCCCTCTTCAATTAGAATTTAACCAAGAGTTTGATAAAATTATCATTAACAACAATTTtattggaatatatatatatatatatatatatatatatatataaatatatatatatatatatatatatatatatatatatatataaaagaggaATCAAAtcacacccgaagagttacaccacgagttataCTCGTTTAATAACTACATTTTAAGTAAATTATAGAAATATGTTGTATATTTCATTGATTTTGGAACTGTTACATTGTGAGGTATATATAGAATACAGTACACTAATATGCTATTAAACAGAGAAATAATTTCCTATAATTGCTGCTACCTAAATAAGGAAAtgacaataatataataaatctATTTACACCACTGTTTTGTAACAGCTTGACAAATCAGAATCAAATGATTATGATTTGATATGTGCTAATcttcaacactccccctcaatctgGGTGGTAGATGTCTATCATACCCAGATtggatttgatattttcataaatattccTTGGAAGAGCCTTGGTTAAGATATCTGCAGTTTGCTTGCGTGATGGGACATGATCAATACTTATAATCTTATTATCAATTTTTTCTTTAATGAAGTGTCGGTCAATTTCCACATGTTTTGTTCTATCATGTTGGACTGGGTTCTTTGCAATGCTTATAGCAGCTTTGTTATCACATAGTAACCTCACAGTATGGTTCACTTGAATTTTGATTTCATCTAGCATGCTCTTAAGCCACATTCCTTCACAGATACCTAGGGCCATAGCTCTAAATTCAGCTTCTGCACTACTCCTCGCCACTACAGATTGTTTCTTGCTTCGCCAAGTTACTAAGTTCCCCCACACAAATGAACAATAACCTGTAGTCGATTTTCTGTCTGTGGAGCATCCTGCCCAATCTGAATCTGTATAAACTTCAACGTCCCTGTTTAAATTCTTCTTGAAGTGGAGGCCTCGGCCTGGTGTGCctttgaggtattggaggattcTATTCGCCATTTTCATGTTAAACTCGGTTGGATTTGACATGTAGCGACTAGCCAAGCTTACAGCGAACCCAATGTCGGGCCTAGTGTGAGATAGGTAGATTAGTTTCCCAACTAGACTTTGATATCTATCTTTGTCGGCTGGTGGACTTTCATCTTCTCTTCCTTTTATTTGTTCTATTGGTGTATTAGCTGCCTTGCACCCAAGCATTCCAGTTTCTCGAAGTAAGTCAAGGGTGTATTTCCTTTGTGATACATAGATACCATCCTTTGTTCGAGCAACTTCCATCCCTAAAAAATACTTAAGTTGTCCCAAGTCCTTAACTTCAAATTCCTTTGCCAAGAGTCCCTTTAAATGATCAATTTGATCATAATCATTTCCTGTAAtaacaatatcatcaacataaacaataaacaaaGCTACCTTTCCTTCCATGGAGTGTTTAACAAACATAGTGTGATCTGATTGGCATTGGTTGAACCCGTCTTTCTTGACAACTCGAGTCAATCTATCAAACCACGCCCTTGGAGACTGCTTGAGGCCATAAAGGGATTTTCGGAGCCTGCACACCATATTTGCGGTGCTGGATGATTCAAGTCCAGGAGGAATATGCATATAAACTTCCTCTTCTAGGtcaccatttaagaaggcattcTTGATGTCTAGTTGATGAAGTGGCCAATCTAAATTTGCAGCCAAAGAGAGAATAACTCTAACGGAGTTTAGTTTTGCCACCGGTGCAAAAGTCTCTTCATAATCTACTCCATATGATTGAGTAAATCCCTTTGCTACAAGTCGAGCTTTGTACCGATTTACACTCCCATCTGCATTATACTTCATGGAGAATATCCATTTGCATCCTACCGGCTTCTTCCCTGCAGGTAGGCTTGTGATCTCCCAAGTGCCATTCTTAATTAAGGCCTGAACTTCTTCCGTTACGGCTGCTGCCCATTCAGAATTTTGGAGTGCCTCATGGATGTTGCTTGGAATATGTGTATTGTCAAGAGCTGTTACAAAAGTCTTGTAACTTTGGGACAATTTTCCATAAGATACAAATCTTTCAATGGGATGTTTGGTACAGGATCttacattttttctcaaagcaataggaatatcaatatcatcaacattcaCAGAGTTAGGAGCAGTATTACCTGAGGGAACGCCATTTTCTAGAGTCTTGGAGGTTTCTTGGTTCTGCCTTGGAGCTGTGCCGGACTCTATTCCCTTCTTGCTCTTCCTAGAGTACACTTTCACATTGTTTCCTGGTGCTGTTTCTGTTGTAGGGGCTGCAGTTTCTACTGCAATTTCCTCTACATTTTCTGACGTAGTTTCTTGTGGTTCACATGTAGGTTCTGCAGTTTCTGTTGCATTTTTATTTGGTTCAGGTGTAGGTTTTGATGCTTCTGCAGTGAGTTTAGGTTCAGTTAGCTCAAGTTCCAAAAGTTGGGATTCTACCACTTCAATTGGATAGGTGTTCTCCCCCTGAATGCCAACTTTGGGGTAATATGGCTGATTCTCAAAAAAGGTTACATCCATGGTGTGGTAGAATTTTTTGTTTTGAGGTGAATAACATTTGTATCCCTTTTGGTGAGGAGAGTAGCCGaggaatatgcatttaatggattTCGGGTCAAGTTTACTGCGTTGGGGATCAAGATTATGGACAAAGGTTGTGCATCCAAATATTTTCAAAGGAATAGATGTAAGGATACGATTGGTTGGGTATAAGGTTTGGAGAGTGGAGTAGGGCGTATGAAAGTTAAGGATCCGGGAAGGCATTCTGTTTATTAGATAAGTTGCAGAGAGGACAGCTTCTCCCCAAAACTGGTTAGGTACATTTGTAGCTAGCATGAGAGATCGAGTTACTTCTAGGAGGTGTCTATTCTTTCTCTCGGCAACCCCGTTCTGCTGAGGTGTATCCACACATGAGGTTTGGTGTATTATTCCATGTTGCGTAAAGTATGAGCTTAGTGTAGAATTATAGTACTCACGACCATTATCACTCCTAAGCACTCTAATTTTGCTTTGAAATTGTGTTTGCACCATGGTATGGAAACATTCAAATATCCTACCAACTTCCGATTTGTCTTTCATAAGGTAGACCCAAGTGATCCGTGTGTGGTCATCAATAAAGGTTACAAACCATCTTGATCCAGTTACATTTCTGACCCGCGATGGTccccatacatcactatgaataACATAAAAAGGTTGGGAAGGTTTATAGGGTTGAGGAGGGTGGGGGCTGCGTGTATGTTTGGACAATTGACAAATTTCACATTGAAACAACTTCTGATTTTTATTGAATAGTTTAGGAAACATTTTTTCCAAGTACATAAAATTTGGGTGGCCTAGTCTATAGTGCCACAACATTGCAGAATTTTCACCACATGCAGAAACTACAGCGCAAGAGGTTGCCTCGGATTCCGGTTTAGATGCTTCAGCCTGAAGGATATAGAGTCCAGCACATTCTTTAGCATTGCCAGTCGTCCTCCCCGACTCCAAAATCTGAAATTCACACAGGTTAGGAAAGAATTTAGTGATACACTTCAAATCCTTTGTAAGTTTACTGATGGACAGCAAGTTACAATCAAGTTTAGGCACATACAGTACTGAACTAAGAGTAATATTTTGCGAAATAATGACTGAACCTTTACCCATGACCTTAGAAAGGGTACCATCAGCAATTCGAACAGTCGAATTATTTTGACATGGAGAATAGCTATCAAAGACAGTCAAATCTCCAGTCATGTGATCAGATGCTCCTGAGTCAATAATCCATGATTTTTGTTTTCCCCTGCTAGTGTTTAGAGCATGCAAAAAATTACCTTTTTGTGCCACAGTAGCTGTACCAATTGTTTGTTGAAGCATTTTTTGTAAGGCTTCCATTTGCTCCTTGTTGAATGGTGATGAGTGAGAATTTACCTCAGCTGTGTTCCCTCTGTTGTCCCGGTTTTTGGTCCATTTTAGCTCTGATGGCTTTCCATGAATGATCCAGCATGTGTCCTTGGTATGACCCGGTTTCTTGCAGTGGTCACACCAAGGGCGAGTTTTCTTTTGGAAAGATCGTTGATCTCCCCTTGCTGCCATTGCAGATCCTTCTATAGATGGGGCTGCACTGGATTTTCCAAGCATCACTTTTCTCCTGCTCTCCTCTCTTCGTATTTCCGAGAATGCTTCTCGAATTTTTGGAAGAGGTTTGGTTCCAAGGATTCTCCCACGAACTTCATCAACTTCTGTGTTCAAACCTAATAGAAATTTGTAGACTCTATCTTTCTCCACCAATTCTTTGTACTTCTTTTTATCCTCTGTGCAGCTCCATTCAACTTCATCATATACATCCAGTTGCTGCCAGTGACGATTGAGAGTATTAAAATACTCTGTAACTGAGCGGTCATCTTGGCGCAAGTCATGGAGTATGCTCTTGATTTCAAAAATTGCAGATGTATTGTCGACATTAGAGTAGGTTTCCTTTACGGCATCCCACATCTCTTTGGCAGTGTCATAGAACAAGAAATTTTCTCCAATTTCATTTGTCATGGTGTTTAGCAGCCATGACATTACTAGACTGTTTTCTAGTTGCCATTTTTCAAGGTTGGAATCCTCCTTTTTTGGACACTTGGAGTCTCCTGTGATATAACCTTCCTTCCCTTTTCCTTGAAGGTAGATTTTGACTGAGCGCACCCATTGATTATAATTCTGGCCATTCAATTTGTGACCAGTGATAGGAAGAGCATGTCCTTCAGCCAAACTGTTGGTTGAATTTTCTGCTTTAGTATCTGCCATGGGTGGTGCTCAAGGCTTAGAGATGGTTCAGATCTTGTGCTCTGATACCATATAGAAATATGTTGTATATTTCATTGATTTTGGAACTGTTACATTGTGAGGTATATATAGAATACAGTACACTAATATGCTATTAAACAGAGAAATAATTTCCTATAATTGCTGCTACCTAAATAAGGAAAtgacaataatataataaatctATTTACATCACTGTTTTGTAACAACTTGACAAATCAGAATCAAATGATTATGATTTGATATGTGCTAATCTTcaacataaatattttttaaattcaaccgttaaATTAAAACTTTAATATCATATTGATCATacttataaagtttgagcttaatctataataatttactataccatcaagatatccaaagattaacgtcaaaatgagctttcatataacattaattttgatgtaattcagtttttttttcttcactcTGTTCTTTGGAACGAGTCTCTTAACCTATCATAAAAAGGAACagtaagggtgtgtttggttcgaagtagatggaggggaggggaggggaggggaaatttttaattaaatatgtttggttcaaatttaaggaggggaatggaggggaggggaggggagcaaaatccctccaaacctcactttttgcgttcctccgaattggggggatttggaggggaggggagggaatctgaATTTTAAAacgtaaaaaattattatatttactaaaatatcctcagtttaattttaatatttcaaatttttttttcgtGTTAATGCTTCTCTTCTATGTGAGTTTTCTCGATTatttccatcaacttattataactattatccaccttcaaatttttttaacCTAATACAAATCATGatcattacattatttttataatatttttaatatttatttatgttatttttacttCTAGTTTTGTTATTTATCCTATTACATTttctttatatcaaattttaaatcatttactttattttattttttttattcattttattagaaatttaaattattagttttaataataacttattttatgtatttgttttgttagatgattcatcactatttaaaaattattattagcaTATAGTTTCATTTGTGTCAGAGAGTTATAATATGAATCAAGTGTACTCAGTTTATTAACGTTATGGTAAATTATAACGTTTTAGTCcgtcaatattaaaaaaattattaccaaaataacatttatgaaattttcatatttgaatattatatcacttatataagatcataagggtaaaaatgtaatttatttataaaacccctcccctcccctcctgaaccaaacatatttttaattaaaacccctcccttcccctcccctctcttattttgaaccaaacacttatttgattaaaaaaaatccctcacctcccctcccctccccttcccttctttaaatctcctcccctcccctccccctcatttgaaccaaacacaccctaagtaaATTACATAAGTGGTAAATCACACAAGTAAATTAAATAAGAAGAAATATGCACAAAATGTTTATATACAATCATTCTGTTCATTtagtataaaaatataacaatttaagtgaACAACATAGTTAATGAACCAGCTCCATGAGTTCTTTGTTTcattctcaacaacttcaaaagTAATAGGAAAATGCTGATAATTAGGATCTCTCCTAGTAACAATCATTGATATATCACCATATTTGTGTTTCATATGACATCCATCTAAACTAATAAACAGTGCTTTAAAATCTGGACTgatcatcaaaccggtgaggatactgggtcactggttcattggtcgaaccactgggtcattgGTTGAACCGCATGATTAAACCGGATTAAATCGGATAATTTGATTAATAGACCGGTcactataacaaaattatataggtataaaaccggtcgaaccggatgactCGGTCTCTAAAAAATATAAGTATCACTTAAATTTTTAGAATATATCATATCATAATTTtaaaagttcataatttaaatttaaattttaagccTATGTACCACAAATAACAAAATGACTAGAAAACTTAGCAATGTAAATAtagtaataaattaaaataacaaaattgtATAAGTAAAAACCAATTTGACTATGATAACCATCTTTGTTTAACATCTTCATTTTATTGCTTTGTAATGTGAAGATAAACTCCTTTTAAAAACTCATTTTTAAGGATTGAGATTCTGTAGACAAAGAGTGTAGCAGACAATACAGGGATGTCTTAGTAAAAAATTTGTGATGGTTTGATGCTTTCAGTTTCTTAGAGATGAAAATTGAAAAACATGTGCAATAGAAGAAGAGGGACGTCACACAATTTTGACTATcaggtttttttaattaaaataataaaaaaaagtcattttgatttttgaaaaaaaaaagcatttaaacTGCCGGTTTTGGAAAACCGCCGATTTTTTCCGGTTCGCAACGGTTTGATGACATAGGCGATCCAacaattgaaccagaccggttacctggccgatTCCCGGTTCAACCGATCCGACCGACcagtccggtccggtttttaaaacactgctaatAAATGGTCGACATGCTTTTGTCAAAGCCTTTTTTGTCCCATCAAAACATATGTAGCACCTTTCAAATTTTGGTTGCAACCCTAAAGTTGGACAATTAATGTTGACCTTGAAAATGTTTTTTGATTAAGCCCTCCTTAATTCAACAACATATGACCATAACAAACTATACTATTTGCTATAGTCCCCTTCTACAATTTGTCTAGCAAACTGCCTTGTCTTAAAAGCTCTACAACCTAGGATTTCAGTTGCATATCTAAGTCTCACACTGCTACCACCTCATTTAACTTCATCTTTGTATTATTCTACAACTCATCAACAATAAGCTTTGCAACCCACTCTACTTTAGCACTTTTATTGAAGAACTGTCTTCCACACTTGTGCTTATGAAACAATTTATTGATCATAAAAATGTTGTGGAGGTTAAAACTTCACAAGACAATATAGTTATACTATCTTTTTTCCTTACATACCATCCTTCAACTATTTGcatcattattttcaaatctcaTATCCTTACCATTCAAGACATTATTCTATAGTATAACATCCTTAAATTATTTCAATGAAGAAAACTCCATTTCAACCTTAAAAGTAAAATCCTTACtaagatcatcttcttcattaaaCCTAATTAATCTAGGCCAATCATCACAACTCTCATCACTTGTCCCACTATCAAGTACATCAGTCATATAGTCTTTTTCGATGACATGTTCCCTACCCATCTCCGGTGTGATAAATACATTAGTCAATAAACCTTTGATTttaaattagagactaaatattTAGACAtgactttttatttaatttattagtcTAACGATTAAAATTTTACcgcttaaaaataaatgaatggagTTTTGTATGTTCGAAACTGCGTCTGTGGAATTATATAACAGTATAAAAATCATATTAGACTTGTTTGTGGAATTATATTGATACTGTCATAAATAAACTTGTTGTtaagaaaattatatatatttatattagctattaaataaaataaaataaacttaaaaaaatgGCCAAACACACcttttaacataattttttaccaaaatattaatttaaaagatCGTTAAAACAGACCTTAAAACCATGTTTTAAGTTTTAACACACGAATTGTTAAGTCAATAGCACAACAACTGATATTTACCAACTGTCGGAAGATTAAAAAGTGGCATAACAAGAATGCAGACCAAATCAAACGACATAAGCAAATTCAAATATTAATTTCCACGAAATAGAAAGTGGCATAACAAGATTGAAGTATAAATCAAAATTTAAGCAAACAAATTAATTAGTCAATCAATAAGCATTGACAAAATTGCAGTTGGTTCTGATTTCTCCTTCATCCTCACCAGTAAGAACATCAATGACACCAAACTTCGACATTGAAACCGCAAACTGGTGCTCAAAAACCGACGACGCTGAAGCCATAGCCGAAACCAATGGAGAAGTTCTTAGATCAGAATATAACAATTGGTCCGTCGACAACAATCCCATTTTCTTCTTGAGATTAATATAGTACATTTGATCAAATTTTTTCGGTGTCGTTGCATCAAGATCAACATACTCCGAGGCCCATCGACATTTTCTTTTCAAGAAGTTTAGGTATTTCGGATCAATTGATGGGTCTGGTTTCCCTGTGCCTTTGTAGTTGTATAGCCTATATTGAATAGAGTCACATGATGTCCTTCCAATAGTATGTGCCCCTAAATAAGTTTATAGTAATATTAGTCTGTGGCGGAGTCAGGATCTGATTCAAATTTATTCAAATTTTGATGCGATGAATGTAAAAGATGTTTACCTGAGAGGACAACCAAGTCGAAAACATTTAGGCCTTTGGATTGGAAAAACTCAATCAAGGAAGTAACATTTTCATGTCCCTGAGGAATAATTTCGGTTTCACTATCGATAGATATTGTTCCATCTTTTCTTCCATAAGGGACTGCCCAATATGGTCCACCCAATTCAACAGTGGCATCCCTTGCAGCTGTTGTAAGAATGTCTGCACAAGACACTGTCTTAGGACATTGTTTCTCTACCTCTGCCTTTATATCATCGATCACTTCATAGCCTCGCAATGTCTTGCTTGCTTGTGCTGTCCTCTCACTTCCTTCGTGTTTCAATAGAATTGACCCGTCACATCCCTTTTAAAAATACACACAAAAATgttaaaatgaatatatattgaaCTATGTAGCATCAACACATCTGGATTAAAAAACGTGTCAATGTCAGTGTTGTGTGCAGTGTCAGTATCTGAGTCATGCAGTGTTTGTGTCTGTGTTTTATAGATATAGACAGTGAAAAATGGTTTTC from Vicia villosa cultivar HV-30 ecotype Madison, WI linkage group LG4, Vvil1.0, whole genome shotgun sequence encodes the following:
- the LOC131599629 gene encoding peroxidase 7-like; this encodes MSNSYLRFLLVLVLYIISANSAQPYDENYDNNAEFTLQVPTLDETNLDNLLSFGYYRKSCPQFESILQNKVQEWIKKDYTLAASLLRLHFHDCSIRGCDGSILLKHEGSERTAQASKTLRGYEVIDDIKAEVEKQCPKTVSCADILTTAARDATVELGGPYWAVPYGRKDGTISIDSETEIIPQGHENVTSLIEFFQSKGLNVFDLVVLSGAHTIGRTSCDSIQYRLYNYKGTGKPDPSIDPKYLNFLKRKCRWASEYVDLDATTPKKFDQMYYINLKKKMGLLSTDQLLYSDLRTSPLVSAMASASSVFEHQFAVSMSKFGVIDVLTGEDEGEIRTNCNFVNAY